A segment of the Rhizobium sp. ZPR4 genome:
AAAGCCTCGGTTGATCGCTCGAGCGATCAACCCTTGTTCTTGTTGTAGACGTCGATGAACACGGCAGCGAGCAGGACCGCACCCTTGATCATCTTCTGGGAGTCCGTCTGGTAGCCGAGGATCGACATACCCTGGTTCAAGACACCCATGATCAAGGCACCGATGACAGCGCCCGTCACCTTGCCGACGCCGCCCGAAGCCGAAGCGCCACCGATGAAGCAGGCCGCGATGACGTCGAGCTCGAGACCGTCGCCGCCCTTGGCGGTTGCCGAGTTCAGGCGCGTGGCGATGATGATGCCGGCGATGCTGGCAAGGATGCCCATGTTGATGAAGGTGTAGAAGGTAAGCCGGCGGGTATCGATACCCGAGAGCTTCGTCGCCTTTTCATTGCCGCCCATGGCATAGATGCGGCGGCCGATCGTCGTGCGCTGCGTGGCAAAACCGTAAAGGGCGATCAGCAGCAGCATGAGAACCAGAACGTTCGGCAGTCCTCGATAGGAGGAAATCTGGTAGCCGATGAAGATGGTTGCGGCGGCGATGACCAGATTCTGACCGATAAAGAAGCCGAAGGGCTCGACATCGATGCCATGCTTCTCATTCACGCTGCGACCGCGCCACGCGAGAAGGAACATCACGATCGGGATGGCAATGGTCAGGAAGATCGACGTCGAATGGATGCCGCCCATGTCCATGAAATCGGGAATGAAGCCGGTTGCGACGATCTGGAAGGCGGGCGGGAACGGACCGATGCTGCTGCCGTTGCCGGTCGTATTGATGATGGCATAGGTCAAACCACGGAAAACCAGCATGCCCGACAACGTCACGATGAACGACGGGATGCGGTGATAGGCGATGAAATATCCATGCCAGGCGCCGACCGCGGCCCCCATCAGAAGACAAATGACCGTCGCGAGCGCAAGATTCATATGCATCTGTACGACCAGCACGCCCGCGACCGCGCCGACGAAACCGACGACGGAGCCGACGGACAGATCGATATGGCCGGCCACAATGACCAGCAACATGCCGAGCGCCATGATGACGATGAACGAGTTCTGCAGCACGATGTTGGTCAGGTTCTGCGGCCTGAACAGAACGCCGTTAGTGAGATACTGGAACAGCAGCATGATGACGACGAGCGCGATCAACATGCCGTATTCGCGAATATTGTTGCGGATATGGTCGCCGATGGAAACGACGTGGCTGCTTTCCGTGGCTGGGTTGGCCGAGCTCATTGATGCTTCTCCCCTGAGCGCATGATAGCGCGCATGATACTCTCCTGGCTCGCCTCTGCCTTTGGCAATTCGGCGACGATGCGACCTTCGTTCATCACATAGATGCGATCGCAAGTGCCGAGAAGCTCGGGCATTTCCGATGAGATCATCAGAACACCCTTTCCGTCGGCGGCAAGCTGGTTGATGATGGAATAGATTTCGTATTTGGCACCGACGTCGATACCGCGCGTCGGCTCGTCGAGGATCAGGACCTCCGGGTCGGAGAACAACCACTTCGACAGAACCACCTTCTGCTGGTTGCCGCCGGACAGGTTGCCCGCCTCCTGGAAGACGCCTGCCGAGCGGATACGCAGCTTGGCGCGATAGTTGGTCGCCACCTGCAGCTCGCGCACGTCATCGATGACCGTCGCCCTGGAAACACCGAGCAGGTTGGCGAGCGTCGTATTGTGCAGGATGCTGTTCGAAAGAACGAGACCGAGCTGCTTGCGGTCTTCGGTAACATAGGCAAGACCCGCGTCGATCGCCCGGCGC
Coding sequences within it:
- the mmsB gene encoding multiple monosaccharide ABC transporter permease: MSSANPATESSHVVSIGDHIRNNIREYGMLIALVVIMLLFQYLTNGVLFRPQNLTNIVLQNSFIVIMALGMLLVIVAGHIDLSVGSVVGFVGAVAGVLVVQMHMNLALATVICLLMGAAVGAWHGYFIAYHRIPSFIVTLSGMLVFRGLTYAIINTTGNGSSIGPFPPAFQIVATGFIPDFMDMGGIHSTSIFLTIAIPIVMFLLAWRGRSVNEKHGIDVEPFGFFIGQNLVIAAATIFIGYQISSYRGLPNVLVLMLLLIALYGFATQRTTIGRRIYAMGGNEKATKLSGIDTRRLTFYTFINMGILASIAGIIIATRLNSATAKGGDGLELDVIAACFIGGASASGGVGKVTGAVIGALIMGVLNQGMSILGYQTDSQKMIKGAVLLAAVFIDVYNKNKG